A single Desulfovulcanus ferrireducens DNA region contains:
- the cobM gene encoding precorrin-4 C(11)-methyltransferase produces MRSKKERINIYFVGAGPGDPELITVKGQKIINQADIILYAGSLVPKELFTHARARQVIDSSSLTLEEIEEIILNAHLKNLLLARVHTGDPSLYGTILEQIRWMEARGIAYEIIPGVSAAFAAAAKARVSFTVPELNQTLILTRVEGRTPVPESQRLKKLASTKSALAIYLSASQARSIQEELLQAGFKEDSQVIIGYRVGWPDEQIVHTTLIDLTRQMEKKGFTRQVIFLVLPFKGENKRSKLYDPGFSHGFRS; encoded by the coding sequence CTTTGTCGGGGCTGGTCCGGGTGACCCCGAACTGATCACTGTCAAGGGGCAAAAGATCATTAACCAGGCCGACATTATCCTCTATGCGGGTTCTCTGGTGCCCAAGGAGCTATTTACCCATGCACGTGCTCGCCAGGTAATTGACTCCTCGTCGCTTACTCTGGAGGAAATAGAGGAGATAATCCTTAATGCTCACCTCAAAAATCTTTTACTTGCCCGTGTGCACACAGGAGACCCAAGCCTTTACGGGACCATACTAGAGCAGATTCGGTGGATGGAGGCCAGAGGAATTGCCTATGAAATCATACCGGGGGTTAGCGCTGCTTTTGCTGCTGCAGCTAAGGCCAGGGTTTCCTTCACAGTGCCTGAATTAAATCAAACCTTGATTTTAACCAGGGTTGAGGGTCGCACTCCTGTTCCTGAGAGCCAGCGTTTAAAAAAACTGGCCTCAACCAAAAGTGCACTGGCCATTTATCTTTCTGCCAGCCAAGCCCGGAGCATCCAGGAAGAACTATTGCAGGCTGGTTTTAAAGAAGATAGCCAGGTGATTATCGGGTATCGGGTAGGCTGGCCTGATGAACAGATTGTCCACACCACTTTAATAGATTTGACCAGGCAAATGGAAAAGAAAGGATTTACCCGGCAGGTGATTTTTCTTGTTTTGCCCTTTAAAGGCGAAAACAAACGCTCCAAGCTCTATGATCCGGGTTTCAGCCACGGCTTTCGCAGCTAG
- the moaA gene encoding GTP 3',8-cyclase MoaA: MIVDQYGRGVSYLRLSVTDRCNLRCFYCRNCKYLKFISHQNILTYEEMFELIRACVDLGVQKIRLTGGEPFVRRDFLYFLARLRDKFPFLDLRITTNGTLIANKVQALKDMGINCINISLDTLDADKFIEITGRDFYHKVRTSIDRCLEKGIRVKINVVALKGVNDNELEDFVRFALTHPVDIRFIEFMPIGGRTMWNKDFYWSAKEILTAAQKITPLILQQKAGQTSGPAKIFGLKEGQGRLGIISPLSDHFCDKCNRLRITPDGKLRTCLFSDKEYRLLPLLRSPKLGLEQLKKVLEQTSRKKPLGYNLLSRDENKQSVCQRVMSSIGG; encoded by the coding sequence ATGATTGTAGATCAATATGGCCGCGGTGTAAGTTATTTGCGCTTAAGCGTGACAGACCGTTGTAATTTACGTTGTTTTTATTGTCGTAATTGTAAGTATTTAAAATTCATTTCTCATCAAAATATCCTGACCTATGAGGAAATGTTTGAACTTATCAGGGCTTGTGTAGACCTGGGGGTACAGAAGATACGCCTGACCGGGGGCGAGCCTTTTGTACGCAGGGATTTTCTCTATTTTTTAGCAAGGTTGCGTGATAAATTTCCGTTTCTTGACTTGCGCATTACAACCAACGGCACTTTAATTGCCAATAAAGTTCAGGCATTAAAAGATATGGGTATAAACTGTATAAATATTTCTTTAGACACCCTGGATGCGGACAAATTTATCGAAATTACCGGGCGTGATTTTTATCATAAAGTGCGCACTAGTATTGATCGTTGTTTGGAGAAAGGAATACGGGTCAAGATAAATGTTGTGGCTTTAAAAGGGGTCAATGACAATGAACTGGAGGATTTTGTCCGTTTTGCTCTAACCCACCCGGTTGATATACGTTTTATTGAGTTTATGCCCATTGGGGGCAGAACCATGTGGAACAAGGATTTTTACTGGTCAGCAAAAGAGATTTTAACAGCAGCACAAAAAATTACGCCTTTGATTCTTCAACAGAAGGCCGGTCAGACCAGTGGCCCGGCGAAAATTTTTGGATTGAAGGAGGGCCAGGGCAGATTGGGCATCATTTCTCCGCTAAGCGATCATTTTTGCGATAAGTGTAACCGCTTAAGGATTACCCCTGATGGGAAGCTTCGAACCTGCCTGTTTTCAGATAAAGAATACCGTTTGCTCCCCTTGCTACGTTCCCCGAAACTGGGTCTGGAACAGTTAAAAAAGGTGTTGGAACAGACAAGCCGAAAAAAACCCTTGGGTTATAATTTGTTGTCCAGGGATGAAAACAAGCAAAGTGTATGTCAGAGGGTTATGTCTTCTATTGGCGGATGA
- a CDS encoding glycosyltransferase family 9 protein, with protein sequence MDKKYLVIQLARFGDLIQSKRLILSLQQKGQVHLVLDKSLSSLAELVYPEVILHPILAHGQKTSPARILMENRKVLSRLKEIDFDLVVNLNFSGLNFALIRLFDPYRVRGYQNFHGQEVRDKLVRLTFRLAKDRVTAPINLVDYWAFFDDHPVSPVNVNPVPGRSGKGLGVVIAGRDPRRSIPLTTLAPIILAMRKRLGQGPIYFLGSQAQQPLAQKLKGLLDPKIISEVKDLTGKTSWTDLVQLVQSLEAVVTPDTGTMHLAAHLGVPVWAFFFSSAWCFETGPYGQGHVVFQAMPHCAPCVESRPCHFDLICHENLTHKSIIQFILDNKKDEQDELCVLTSDFDEVGVVYRPVFGHDLYVSSRLRLRHALRLFLNPGMGSQHFVSSDLIQGMFPEREWMLP encoded by the coding sequence ATGGATAAAAAATACTTAGTCATCCAGTTAGCCAGGTTTGGCGATCTTATCCAGAGTAAGCGTCTAATCTTGTCTCTACAACAAAAAGGGCAGGTTCACCTGGTACTGGACAAGTCTTTGAGCAGCCTGGCTGAATTGGTTTACCCGGAAGTCATTTTGCATCCTATCCTGGCTCATGGTCAGAAGACCAGTCCCGCCAGAATATTAATGGAAAACAGGAAGGTGCTGTCCCGACTGAAAGAGATAGACTTTGATCTCGTAGTTAACCTTAATTTTTCTGGTTTGAATTTTGCCCTGATTCGTCTGTTTGATCCGTACAGAGTCCGTGGGTATCAGAATTTTCATGGACAGGAAGTTAGAGATAAATTGGTAAGGTTGACTTTTCGGTTGGCCAAAGACAGAGTAACCGCACCTATAAATCTTGTTGATTACTGGGCTTTTTTTGATGACCATCCTGTTTCACCGGTCAATGTCAACCCAGTCCCGGGACGGTCGGGCAAGGGACTTGGCGTAGTCATAGCTGGTCGTGATCCCAGGCGTTCCATCCCTTTAACGACTTTGGCCCCTATTATTTTGGCTATGCGCAAGAGGCTTGGTCAGGGCCCAATTTATTTTTTGGGGAGCCAAGCACAGCAGCCCTTAGCCCAGAAGTTGAAGGGTCTGCTCGACCCGAAAATTATTTCTGAAGTAAAAGACCTAACAGGAAAAACCAGCTGGACAGACCTTGTCCAACTGGTGCAAAGTTTAGAGGCTGTAGTTACGCCGGACACCGGAACAATGCATTTAGCCGCTCATCTAGGTGTGCCTGTGTGGGCCTTTTTCTTTTCTTCTGCCTGGTGCTTTGAAACCGGACCTTATGGCCAAGGTCATGTAGTTTTTCAGGCTATGCCCCATTGTGCCCCTTGTGTAGAATCGCGGCCCTGTCACTTTGACCTTATTTGCCATGAAAATTTGACTCATAAATCAATAATTCAATTCATTCTGGATAATAAGAAAGATGAGCAGGATGAACTCTGTGTCCTTACATCAGATTTTGATGAGGTGGGCGTGGTTTATAGGCCGGTATTCGGACATGACCTTTATGTCAGCTCACGGCTGAGATTGAGGCATGCTTTACGTTTATTTTTAAACCCAGGTATGGGAAGTCAACATTTTGTTTCCTCAGATTTGATTCAAGGGATGTTTCCGGAACGTGAATGGATGCTGCCCTGA
- the rfaE2 gene encoding D-glycero-beta-D-manno-heptose 1-phosphate adenylyltransferase: MNPSSEKIISLDDFLKQRDRLTDKKIVFTNGCFDLLHPGHVDYLERAKALGDVLVVGLNSDESVRRLKGPKRPINPEMDRALVLAGLGCVNFVIIFSEDTPYNLIKAVQPDVLVKGGDWPIDKIVGKDIVLAKGGEVKSLDFLPGYSTTSLIDKIKNT; this comes from the coding sequence ATGAATCCGAGCAGCGAAAAAATTATATCCCTGGATGATTTTTTAAAGCAAAGAGACAGGCTAACTGACAAAAAAATTGTTTTTACCAATGGTTGCTTTGATCTTCTGCATCCCGGCCATGTGGATTATTTAGAGAGAGCAAAGGCCCTGGGAGATGTGTTGGTGGTTGGCCTGAATAGTGATGAATCCGTGCGCAGGCTTAAAGGGCCAAAGCGACCCATTAATCCGGAAATGGACAGGGCCTTGGTTTTGGCAGGCCTGGGTTGCGTAAATTTTGTTATCATCTTTAGTGAAGACACTCCTTATAACCTAATCAAGGCTGTCCAGCCAGATGTCCTGGTAAAAGGTGGAGACTGGCCGATCGATAAAATCGTGGGCAAGGATATTGTTCTGGCCAAAGGGGGAGAAGTAAAAAGTCTTGATTTTTTACCTGGTTACTCCACTACCAGCTTGATTGACAAAATAAAAAATACTTAA
- a CDS encoding ArnT family glycosyltransferase — protein sequence MQTDKFCTKIWTWIQKHPYFSLAVILGLQTAFTLNTRNLWFSDEIRYANVFEHLIQAKKWLVLYLNGQPYPDKPPVYFWFIYLVKSCTPFTPPALFFFCTSLSAYLYLIATYHLALVTIKDKNISLLACLVLLTNLYFMGVTHYLRMDLFFASLIILSHIFFYKYYLIQKNKYLYTAFILSALAVLTKGPLGLAFPLISFLIFLALQKKMNLIWQKNFLKGIGLCLSILLLWVIGAYIVEGEKFLHSIFYDQIYRRAVNTWHHPQPFYHYLLTLPLVWLPWTILFLLKAWNMVKGKKSRESSVGSQESRGEATDGLKSGLRFLSVYFLSGFILLSCISIKIVIYLLPIFAPLAILTAKFLWESQQKSKFWLGLALFFALLALVLPLANFFHPWPIKIKGHFLAAFVCLGLAVLIFKLRKKDFCLPLMTLVMGMTLLINVLGIFTAPSLDAVMSPREQAEKMGFYIRKGYTPIAYKIYSGTYTYYAGQNILETRDLAMIGQRVRNGEKIVLAMRKKYWDSWRERPENLKIVHKQWIVDRAYYLAVTKEAQAQKSNNN from the coding sequence ATGCAGACAGATAAGTTTTGTACCAAAATATGGACGTGGATTCAAAAACATCCTTATTTCTCTCTGGCCGTTATTCTAGGTCTACAGACTGCTTTTACGCTCAATACCAGAAACCTATGGTTTTCTGACGAAATCCGCTATGCCAATGTATTTGAACACTTGATCCAGGCAAAAAAATGGCTTGTCCTATACTTAAACGGTCAGCCTTACCCTGATAAACCGCCGGTGTACTTCTGGTTCATCTACCTGGTAAAATCATGCACGCCATTTACTCCTCCTGCGCTTTTCTTTTTTTGCACAAGTCTTTCAGCATATTTATACCTGATAGCCACTTATCACCTGGCACTAGTTACCATAAAAGATAAAAACATATCCTTGCTAGCCTGTCTTGTTCTCTTAACCAATTTGTACTTTATGGGAGTTACACATTATTTACGCATGGACCTCTTCTTTGCTTCTCTAATAATTTTAAGTCATATATTTTTTTACAAATATTATCTTATCCAAAAAAATAAATATCTCTATACTGCATTTATATTATCAGCCTTGGCTGTATTGACTAAAGGACCACTTGGTCTGGCCTTTCCCTTAATATCTTTTCTTATTTTTCTAGCCCTACAAAAAAAGATGAATTTAATCTGGCAAAAAAATTTTTTAAAAGGAATTGGCCTCTGTCTCAGCATTCTTTTATTGTGGGTTATTGGAGCATATATTGTCGAAGGAGAAAAATTTTTACATAGTATTTTTTATGACCAGATTTATCGCCGAGCAGTAAATACCTGGCATCACCCGCAACCCTTTTATCACTACCTTTTAACCCTGCCTCTGGTTTGGTTGCCCTGGACGATCTTGTTTTTGCTAAAAGCATGGAACATGGTAAAAGGCAAAAAGAGCCGGGAGTCAAGTGTCGGGAGTCAAGAGTCGAGAGGCGAAGCCACGGATGGGCTGAAATCAGGCTTGCGTTTTTTATCCGTATATTTTCTTTCTGGTTTTATTCTGCTGTCTTGTATCAGTATAAAAATCGTCATCTATCTTTTGCCTATCTTTGCCCCACTGGCTATTTTAACGGCCAAATTCCTCTGGGAAAGCCAACAAAAGTCTAAGTTCTGGCTGGGCTTAGCCCTATTCTTTGCCCTACTGGCTCTTGTTTTGCCTCTGGCCAACTTTTTCCATCCCTGGCCCATTAAAATAAAAGGCCATTTTCTGGCTGCATTTGTCTGCCTTGGCCTGGCCGTTCTCATCTTCAAGCTTAGGAAAAAAGACTTTTGCCTACCCCTCATGACCTTGGTTATGGGCATGACGCTGCTTATCAATGTCCTGGGAATCTTTACCGCCCCATCCCTGGATGCGGTCATGAGCCCTAGAGAGCAGGCCGAAAAAATGGGGTTTTACATCAGAAAAGGCTATACCCCCATTGCCTATAAGATTTATTCTGGTACTTACACCTATTATGCCGGACAAAACATCCTTGAAACGAGAGACCTCGCCATGATCGGCCAAAGAGTCAGAAACGGGGAGAAAATTGTCCTGGCCATGCGCAAAAAATATTGGGACAGTTGGCGTGAGCGGCCTGAAAATTTAAAAATTGTACATAAACAATGGATTGTGGACAGAGCTTATTACCTTGCAGTCACAAAAGAGGCGCAAGCACAAAAATCAAATAACAACTAA
- a CDS encoding phosphatase PAP2 family protein: MNDIRPFIITSLPFWAIVFCLYFFLGSEEKIYLFFTAFRPEHPGLTTFFTLLTDWGNAFFYVVYSTLLIRGLVKKEKSLILLCGYYILFQLVISFFVVRVLKISIGRPRPGMGDQFHPFSIQNKFNSLPSGHTAEIFGAILPLALWRRKNIICLVLGCFGTLLAFSRVYLGEHHPSDLILGYFLGSLSGFLIFTFWKKKNADR, translated from the coding sequence ATGAATGATATACGACCTTTTATCATAACAAGCTTACCCTTTTGGGCAATTGTTTTCTGCCTTTATTTTTTTCTGGGCTCTGAGGAAAAAATCTATCTCTTCTTCACTGCTTTTCGACCGGAACATCCCGGGTTGACTACTTTTTTTACGCTTCTCACAGATTGGGGCAATGCTTTTTTTTACGTAGTCTATTCTACTCTTCTTATCCGGGGCCTAGTTAAAAAAGAAAAAAGCTTAATTTTACTCTGTGGTTATTATATCTTGTTTCAACTGGTAATCTCTTTTTTCGTGGTCCGTGTGCTAAAAATCAGTATTGGCAGGCCAAGACCAGGCATGGGAGACCAGTTTCATCCCTTCTCAATACAAAACAAGTTCAATTCCCTGCCTTCGGGGCATACAGCGGAAATTTTCGGCGCCATCCTTCCTCTTGCATTATGGCGCCGAAAAAATATCATCTGCCTTGTTTTGGGCTGTTTTGGGACGCTGCTGGCCTTTTCTCGAGTCTATTTGGGTGAGCATCACCCTTCTGATCTGATCTTAGGTTATTTTCTAGGTTCGTTAAGCGGTTTTTTAATCTTTACCTTTTGGAAGAAAAAAAATGCAGACAGATAA
- a CDS encoding N-acetylmuramoyl-L-alanine amidase, whose product MALKKSLFFFTLLLALCFSTVALASPARDFRQGWQEFHRLVKNKKKAQYRSYWLEVKKKFWRAYEHNPKGAYAPKALYYLGRVYEELGKKSCLKSDFYKAVDYYQRLINRFPGHSWADDAQFKKATIYLYHLRDSAQAYLELLKVVHNYPKGDMCGKARKILHKLDQANLKKINGLKKSTNKKTHASSSHSVGKSDKHSAQSRLSQGIRPVVGLNNIRHWSSDDYTRVVLDLDEEVKYYYKLLKPDPNLGTPYRLFIDLNKTVLEAHTPREEKVTDGILRSIRAAQHSQNQARVVLDIQSLDNFRVFSLNNPFRVVVDVYAPDKKNTQKTDKNITKLHLDPKSKALTSQNLLEQLGLKIKTIMLDAGHGGKDPGAVCKRVREKDINLKMVKILGRQLKKQGFTVLYTRTKDVFIPLEERTAMANSKKVDLFISIHCNAHRNRKIRGFEVYYLNLAKSKDAIRVAARENAVSTKKISDLQFILTDLMLNSKINESRDLAHNAHTNTLRYARKLYSNFKDQGVREAPFYVLMGAKMPAILVELGYITNYYDRRKLTSDSFLNQMAKGLVKGILAYKGKIERYAKK is encoded by the coding sequence ATGGCCCTTAAAAAATCTCTCTTTTTTTTCACCCTGCTTTTAGCACTTTGCTTCAGTACGGTAGCCCTGGCCAGCCCTGCCCGTGATTTCAGGCAGGGCTGGCAGGAATTTCACCGCCTTGTAAAAAACAAAAAAAAGGCCCAGTACCGCTCATATTGGCTTGAAGTCAAAAAAAAATTCTGGCGAGCCTATGAACACAACCCAAAAGGAGCTTACGCTCCCAAGGCCCTCTATTATCTAGGACGTGTTTACGAAGAGCTGGGTAAAAAATCTTGTCTTAAATCTGATTTTTATAAGGCTGTTGACTATTACCAACGGCTCATAAACCGCTTTCCCGGACATTCCTGGGCAGATGACGCACAGTTCAAAAAGGCTACCATCTATCTCTATCACCTGAGGGATTCAGCCCAGGCCTACCTGGAGCTACTAAAAGTAGTTCATAATTATCCGAAAGGAGACATGTGCGGCAAGGCCCGAAAAATTCTCCACAAGCTGGACCAAGCCAATTTAAAAAAAATAAATGGACTGAAAAAAAGTACAAATAAGAAAACACATGCATCTTCCTCTCATTCTGTAGGAAAATCTGATAAACATAGTGCCCAATCCCGCCTTTCGCAAGGCATTCGGCCTGTTGTCGGATTAAACAATATCCGTCATTGGAGCAGTGACGATTATACACGAGTCGTCCTGGACCTGGATGAAGAGGTCAAATATTATTACAAACTGCTAAAACCAGACCCCAACCTGGGCACACCATACAGACTGTTTATTGATTTGAACAAAACCGTCCTGGAAGCACACACTCCTCGCGAGGAAAAAGTAACCGACGGCATTTTGCGCTCAATTCGTGCTGCCCAACATAGTCAAAATCAGGCCCGGGTGGTCTTAGACATCCAGAGTCTAGACAATTTTCGAGTCTTTTCCCTGAACAATCCTTTTCGTGTTGTTGTCGATGTCTATGCTCCGGACAAAAAAAATACTCAAAAGACCGACAAAAATATCACAAAGCTACACCTTGATCCAAAAAGCAAGGCCTTGACTTCGCAAAACCTGCTGGAGCAATTGGGGTTAAAAATCAAAACCATCATGCTTGATGCCGGACATGGTGGAAAAGATCCAGGGGCCGTATGCAAAAGGGTGCGAGAAAAAGATATCAACCTGAAAATGGTCAAAATTCTGGGAAGACAACTCAAAAAGCAAGGCTTTACTGTTCTCTACACTAGAACAAAAGATGTTTTTATTCCCTTAGAAGAAAGAACTGCCATGGCCAATTCCAAAAAAGTAGACTTGTTTATCTCCATCCACTGTAATGCCCATAGAAACAGAAAAATTCGAGGTTTTGAGGTTTACTACCTGAACCTGGCCAAATCCAAGGACGCCATCAGAGTAGCAGCCAGGGAAAATGCCGTTTCCACTAAAAAAATCAGTGACTTGCAATTTATTCTTACTGACCTGATGCTCAACTCCAAAATCAACGAGTCGCGGGACCTAGCCCACAATGCTCATACAAATACCCTTAGATACGCCAGAAAATTATACTCTAACTTTAAGGATCAAGGAGTGCGGGAAGCTCCTTTTTACGTCCTTATGGGAGCGAAAATGCCAGCTATCCTGGTAGAACTTGGCTACATTACCAATTACTATGATCGACGCAAACTCACATCAGACTCTTTTCTCAACCAAATGGCCAAAGGTCTGGTCAAAGGTATTCTGGCTTATAAAGGAAAAATCGAACGTTACGCGAAAAAATAA
- the glmS gene encoding glutamine--fructose-6-phosphate transaminase (isomerizing), with amino-acid sequence MCGIIAYTGHRPAIPVIVEGLKKLEYRGYDSAGLAFALSEQIHLYRASGKLEALEDRLTSPIIMQPTSGIGHTRWATHGLPNEQNAHPHLDSSGSLALVHNGIIENFQELREELIKEGHQFNSETDTEVLVHLIAKGLQKMSSFPEAISWALSQIEGSYAFALISKDYPGKIWAARQASPLLLGVGTGENFVASDIPAFLQYTKDVVFLEDGELVEMDANSWQVYSVDSLKPVDKQVQHIAWDVQAAQKGGFKHFMLKEIFEQPRVIRDCLAGRIDRKKEQVILTELDDLPVPRRLHIVACGTSYHAGLWAKYLLEKWAHIPVEVEIASEFRYRHLVLNPDELVLAISQSGETADTLAGIRLAKEKGIKVIGLCNVVGSTVARESDRVIYTQAGPEISVASTKAMCSQLVLLYLLTLYWGQRQKVLPLDVLSKSIHTFSSLPDILETELPRLREKAAALSQEYAAARSFFFLGRGINYPLALEGALKLKEISYIHAEGYAAGEMKHGPIALIDPNFPTFALALNDELLPKVKSNLKEVEARGGKIIALTHPQTDLKVDHPWELPLLWGPLNSFMVLPALQLFAYEMAVYLGKDVDQPRNLAKSVTVE; translated from the coding sequence ATGTGTGGAATTATTGCATATACCGGCCACCGTCCGGCCATTCCTGTCATAGTAGAAGGTCTGAAAAAACTGGAATATCGAGGATATGACTCTGCTGGTCTTGCCTTTGCTTTGTCGGAGCAGATCCACCTTTACCGGGCATCTGGCAAGCTAGAAGCTCTGGAGGACAGATTAACCTCGCCTATTATCATGCAGCCCACATCCGGTATTGGTCATACCAGATGGGCCACCCATGGCCTGCCAAATGAACAAAATGCCCACCCTCACCTGGACTCTTCCGGTAGCCTGGCTCTGGTCCACAACGGGATAATTGAAAATTTCCAGGAGCTACGAGAAGAATTAATAAAAGAGGGACACCAATTTAATTCTGAGACAGATACCGAGGTATTAGTCCATCTTATTGCCAAGGGCCTGCAAAAAATGTCATCCTTTCCCGAAGCCATCTCATGGGCATTGTCCCAAATTGAAGGTTCCTATGCCTTTGCCCTGATCAGCAAAGACTACCCAGGCAAAATCTGGGCTGCCAGACAAGCTAGCCCGCTTTTACTCGGCGTTGGCACAGGTGAGAATTTTGTTGCTTCAGACATCCCTGCCTTTTTGCAGTATACAAAGGATGTTGTCTTTCTTGAAGACGGAGAATTGGTGGAAATGGATGCCAACTCCTGGCAGGTTTACTCTGTAGATTCTTTAAAACCAGTAGATAAGCAGGTGCAGCATATTGCGTGGGATGTCCAGGCAGCCCAAAAAGGTGGATTTAAGCACTTTATGCTCAAGGAAATATTTGAACAGCCAAGAGTAATTCGTGATTGCCTGGCTGGACGGATAGACCGTAAAAAAGAACAGGTGATTTTAACAGAGCTTGACGATCTGCCTGTTCCCAGAAGATTGCATATAGTGGCCTGCGGCACATCTTATCATGCTGGTCTTTGGGCTAAATATCTTTTGGAAAAATGGGCGCACATCCCTGTGGAAGTGGAAATAGCTTCTGAATTTCGTTATCGTCACCTGGTCTTAAATCCTGATGAGCTCGTCCTGGCCATCAGCCAATCGGGAGAAACCGCCGACACCCTGGCCGGGATAAGACTGGCCAAAGAAAAGGGGATAAAGGTTATAGGGTTATGCAATGTTGTTGGCTCAACAGTGGCCAGGGAGTCTGATCGGGTCATCTATACCCAGGCCGGCCCAGAGATTAGCGTGGCCTCGACAAAGGCCATGTGCAGCCAGTTAGTCCTGCTATACCTCTTAACCTTGTACTGGGGGCAGCGGCAAAAAGTCCTGCCTCTTGATGTGCTGTCCAAATCAATACACACCTTTAGCAGCCTGCCTGATATTCTGGAAACAGAGTTGCCACGGCTCAGGGAAAAGGCCGCTGCTTTAAGTCAGGAATACGCAGCAGCCCGCAGCTTCTTTTTTCTCGGCCGAGGAATCAATTACCCACTGGCCCTGGAAGGAGCGCTCAAACTCAAAGAAATTTCCTATATCCACGCTGAAGGCTATGCTGCAGGAGAAATGAAGCATGGTCCTATTGCCCTTATTGACCCAAACTTTCCCACATTTGCTCTGGCCTTAAACGATGAACTTCTACCCAAGGTCAAGTCCAACCTGAAAGAGGTTGAGGCCAGAGGAGGCAAAATCATAGCCCTGACCCATCCCCAGACGGATCTTAAAGTTGACCATCCATGGGAGCTACCTCTTTTGTGGGGTCCGTTAAACAGCTTCATGGTATTGCCTGCCCTACAGTTATTTGCCTATGAAATGGCTGTTTATTTAGGCAAAGACGTGGACCAACCAAGGAACTTGGCCAAGAGTGTTACTGTGGAGTAG
- a CDS encoding XTP/dITP diphosphatase: protein MSKIVLATRNKGKIKEIKELLSTLCPELEVLGLDSFPNIGEIPETGNTFEENALQKARTVCELTGLISLADDSGLVVPAIGGEPGVYSARYSGPDATDEKNNAKLLAKMQNLAEPERYAYFACVMAVCAPDGQTLVAHGKWEGKIAFQPKGEHGFGYDPIFIDKESGRHAAEMTREEKNKISHRAKALKELLKKWTNFYKKIKNKS from the coding sequence ATGTCTAAAATTGTTTTAGCAACGCGCAACAAAGGAAAGATTAAGGAAATCAAAGAACTTCTAAGCACACTGTGTCCAGAACTGGAAGTTCTTGGTCTGGATAGTTTCCCAAATATAGGAGAAATTCCTGAAACCGGGAATACTTTTGAAGAAAATGCACTTCAAAAGGCCAGGACAGTATGCGAGTTGACAGGATTGATAAGTCTTGCAGATGATTCCGGCCTGGTGGTCCCGGCGATAGGTGGAGAGCCAGGTGTTTACTCTGCCCGCTACAGCGGACCTGATGCCACAGATGAAAAAAATAATGCCAAGCTTCTGGCCAAAATGCAGAATTTAGCAGAACCAGAGCGATATGCCTACTTCGCCTGTGTCATGGCTGTTTGCGCCCCTGATGGCCAGACATTGGTGGCCCATGGCAAATGGGAAGGGAAAATTGCTTTTCAGCCCAAGGGAGAACATGGTTTTGGCTATGATCCGATTTTTATAGACAAAGAAAGCGGTCGACATGCAGCTGAAATGACCCGGGAAGAAAAAAATAAAATCAGCCATAGGGCCAAAGCATTAAAAGAACTTTTAAAAAAATGGACAAATTTTTACAAAAAGATAAAAAATAAGAGCTAA